From the Clostridiales bacterium FE2011 genome, one window contains:
- a CDS encoding sugar ABC transporter permease encodes MTLKTSTTGAVLPKKKKGFFRTLGKQYQLMIMSVPVLLYVLLFNYGPLWGWLTAFQDYNVKKGLAGSKWVGWDNFRFLFGDKDFHLALRNTVAMSVINLVFGTLCAIVLAILLNEVRNRKFKRTVQTVTYLPHFLSWVIVVGMAQDIFASRGSINELLMALGAKEPVFFLGKGEYFWWLFGAINVWKEVGWGTIIYIAAMTGIDPCLYEAAEIDGAGRFQRILHVTLPGIKSTFMVLLIMNIGHLLDAGFEVQYLMENPLIMKFSQTIDVYVMKYSFGGARPRFSIGVAAGMFKSLVAIILLLAANGIARALDEESLI; translated from the coding sequence AGAAAGGATTCTTCCGGACGCTTGGGAAACAGTATCAGCTGATGATTATGTCTGTTCCCGTGCTTCTGTATGTCCTGCTGTTTAACTATGGTCCCCTGTGGGGCTGGCTGACAGCTTTCCAGGATTATAACGTCAAGAAGGGCCTGGCAGGCAGTAAGTGGGTTGGCTGGGACAACTTCAGATTCCTGTTTGGCGACAAGGATTTCCACCTGGCACTCCGCAATACGGTGGCTATGAGCGTGATTAACCTGGTGTTCGGTACACTTTGCGCTATTGTGCTGGCCATTCTGCTGAACGAGGTCCGGAACCGTAAATTCAAACGGACAGTTCAGACCGTGACATACCTGCCCCACTTCCTGTCCTGGGTTATCGTGGTTGGTATGGCGCAGGATATTTTCGCCAGCAGAGGCTCCATCAACGAGCTCCTTATGGCCCTGGGCGCGAAAGAACCCGTGTTCTTCCTGGGCAAGGGCGAATACTTCTGGTGGTTGTTCGGTGCAATCAACGTCTGGAAGGAAGTTGGATGGGGCACGATTATCTACATCGCAGCCATGACGGGTATTGACCCGTGCCTTTACGAGGCGGCGGAAATTGACGGTGCGGGACGCTTCCAGCGGATCCTGCACGTGACGCTGCCCGGTATCAAATCCACCTTTATGGTATTGCTGATCATGAATATCGGCCATCTGCTGGATGCCGGTTTCGAGGTTCAGTACCTGATGGAAAACCCCCTGATTATGAAATTCTCGCAAACAATTGACGTTTACGTTATGAAATACAGCTTCGGCGGCGCCAGACCGCGTTTCTCCATCGGTGTTGCCGCCGGTATGTTCAAGAGCCTTGTTGCCATTATCCTTCTGCTAGCCGCTAACGGAATCGCCAGGGCGCTCGATGAAGAGTCGCTGATTTAA